In the Caenorhabditis elegans chromosome X genome, one interval contains:
- the hpo-34 gene encoding ZM domain-containing protein (Confirmed by transcript evidence), with protein sequence MSKATSVSVHSSVSQKSAQHYDLPPIPQYDMPPIVVGEAVVGKAPSVASSRSGSHHSVASHHSHHSQHSHHSALTHDSESTISEGTLVNEPIVVGAHVASEAPTPLAVGQSFEHDAVIEQFKNLHGRDQSVVSSIVPASVHIQSDSEDSIAPSKLTHSIAVGGVVDSHNGVNVLHRSHEVEFVDFAAPAYYQPPSVVGAFDAHSEDSFGFEKVEYVDTHEDHHHKLEEQVPQVVHEHVIEQHYEPYQIVHENHNVLSVDFGEDQHSITHHDHDHHHHHHESHVTHTFTSNVKQSRSNTASTYQSRQMLAHNVGPKITEELRPAAVLEEEEVEVRPPVMAYVAPIPVKPPRTHEESHIYNAYETEIHQQKDIVKSTTVVLEDVRSGSEGIHIRADNSSSVDIIGVSSLRRKFEHGAPPPLSPVFEMKKHEHHKHLDQHHHHKHQDVVVEQTQFQVGDNFISSSSSKAIENHYDVPFDSYEIVDKSENTKKSSSSYHASSSYHKQAPPLPLVDYHVYDTPTVEHFSHSPAFYTDDQRHHYVPQIKVITEYRHINPRHHYVERQIRKADGSAIAQSPQVQTIDYFKEINRAHHFVPSTPPSLFNNKRESFHHHSFIPNSLEAERKSRSVERAHHYLPDSPANVKDQRKIIREHHYVPLEKRSQSLDLKVVHPEHHYVPLVRKTTEDHQQKVNHEHHFIPAEKKTEAVKDVVHEHHYIPLTAHKTDEHNVNITREHHYIPLKTEQVQSKTEIERHNQYVPMTTHKETKSFDTGRSHSYIPLGGNVEQSKTEIFRQHNFVPVVDKKEKNVEEINQKHNYVPAHSNVAVSDKEPISRHHNFVPLATKTVEETRHSNDLSHHHYMPLPAKREEGKTAAGDKVGYEHHYYPLASNTERVSVHKGQEHHYVPLIAKPTESHASKIVIQHQYIPLAMRHQSVPRLPSEHNYIPIAIHDDSHQKVDLTNHQYLPPIVNAEQKEAVKLYEHQYVPLPPKKDSFANYSSKAPQLPREHHYYPAPVRSVEHHQKHVHEQHNYIPAVHHHETNHQLDRQHGYIPVAAKHEAKKNVLYEHQYIPPITRTEQTNGYDRRHNYVPVGKTAKATTTDIHVHQDHQYVPQASPRKTISEKVSEHVQLGGSRKSTIQSGHHHHHHHDHENRNDVPSRPSSVANYVKHQPHSRTSTVSTVRGAPVQRVNPTVQQHVIYNPYGDHQSVRVVKNVREFVNVFGATHVVPPPTPLAGVPRLSQRSPISHETFQPHDECNSVKSSRKNTLVSVGKGIQINDAPRKSTCSSVASSRSSSVSTVSAPILVGGNIAVPTPRSRNATLTQENVHEHDQYDDLIHVADMRKLFENYGPAHLPEYASNPSAYIH encoded by the exons ATGTCAAAAGCCACATCAGTTTCTGTTCATTCTAGCGTTTCTCAAAAATCCGCTCAG CACTACGATCTTCCACCTATCCCACAGTACGACATGCCTCCGATTGTTGTTGGGGAAGCTGTTGTTGGAAAGGCACCATCAGTTGCTTCTTCCAGATCAGG GTCCCACCATTCCGTCGCTTCGCATCATTCGCATCACTCCCAACATTCCCATCATTCCGCTTTGACTCATGACAGCGAGTCGACTATTTCCGAGGGAACTCTTGTGAATGAGCCGATC gtGGTCGGAGCACATGTTGCATCTGAAGCTCCAACCCCACTTGCTGTCGGACAATCATTCGAGCATGACGCAGTGATTgagcaatttaaaaatcttcatgGAAGa gATCAATCAGTGGTTTCCAGCATTGTTCCTGCCTCAGTTCACATTCAAAGTGACAGCGAGGACTCTATTGCTCCATCAAAGTTGACTCACTCGATTGCTGTT GGAGGAGTTGTCGATTCTCACAATGGTGTCAATGTTTTGCACAGAAGTCACGAAGTTGAATTTGTGGACTTTGCTGCTCCAGCTTACTACCAACCACCATCAGTTGTC GGCGCTTTTGATGCTCATAGCGAGGATTCGTTTGGTTTTGAGAAGGTGGAATATGTGGACACTCATGAGGACCATCACCACAAGTTGGAGGAACAAGTTCCGCAAGTTGTTCATGAACATGTTATTGAACAGCATTACGAGCCTTATCAAATCGTCCATGAGAACCATAATGTGTTATCGGTCGATTTCGGAGAGGATCAACACTCCATAACCCATCATGATCAtgaccaccaccaccaccaccatgaATCCCATGTTACCCATACCTTCACCTCCAATGTGAAACAGTCCCGTTCTAACACTGCCTCCACTTACCAAAGTCGCCAAATGTTAGCACATAATGTTGGGCCTAAAATTACTGAGGAGTTGCGTCCGGCTGCGGTGCTGGAGGAGGAAGAGGTTGAGGTTAGGCCCCCAGTGATGGCCTACGTGGCTCCAATCCCAGTTAAGCCACCACGTACCCACGAAGAGAGTCATATCTATAACGCGTACGAAACGGAGATTCATCAGCAAAAGGATATCGTCAAGTCTACTACTGTTGTTCTGGAAGATGTCCGCTCAGGATCTGAAGGTATTCATATCCGAGCGGATAATTCTTCATCTGTTGATATTATAGGTGTTAGCTCCCTTCGCAGAAAGTTTGAGCATGGTGCTCCACCACCATTGTCGCCTGTCTTTGAAATGAAGAAGCATGAGCACCACAAGCATCTTGATCAACACCATCACCACAAACACCAAGACGTCGTCGTTGAGCAAACGCAATTCCAGGTCGGCGATAACTtcatctcttcttcttcttctaaaGCAATAGAGAATCATTATGACGTTCCTTTCGATTCTTATGAGATAGTtgataaatctgaaaacactaaaaaatccTCATCCTCTTACCACGCCTCCTCCTCCTACCACAAGCAAGCACCACCGCTGCCACTAGTCGATTACCATGTATATGACACGCCAACTGTTGAACATTTCTCCCATTCGCCAGCTTTCTATACTGACGATCAGCGCCACCATTATGTTCCCCAAATCAAGGTGATAACAGAGTATCGACACATCAACCCTCGTCATCATTACGTGGAAAGACAAATTAGAAAAGCTGATGGAAGTGCGATTGCACAAAGTCCGCAAGTTCAAACGATTGactattttaaagaaatcaaCAGGGCTCACCATTTTGTCCCATCTACGCCACCATCGCTGTTTAACAACAAGCGAGAAAGTTTCCACCATCACAGCTTTATTCCAAACAGTTTGGAAGCTGAAAGAAAGAGTCGTAGTGTTGAAAGAGCGCACCATTATCTCCCAGATTCACCAGCGAATGTGAAAGATCAGAGAAAAATAATCAGGGAACATCATTATGTTCCTCTTGAGAAACGCTCTCAATCGTTGGATTTAAAAGTAGTTCATCCTGAACATCACTATGTTCCACTTGTCAGAAAAACAACGGAGGATCATCAACAAAAAGTGAATCACGAACATCATTTCATACCAGCGGAGAAAAAAACCGAAGCAGTCAAAGATGTTGTTCACGAGCATCACTACATTCCACTGACCGCTCATAAAACTGATGAACATAATGTGAATATCACTCGAGAGCATCATTACATTCCGTTGAAAACGGAGCAAGTGCAGAGCAAAACAGAAATTGAACGTCACAATCAATACGTTCCAATGACTACTCACAAGGAAACAAAATCGTTTGATACTGGAAGAAGCCACTCTTATATCCCATTAGGTGGAAATGTGGAGCAGTCAAAAACCGAGATTTTTCGTCAGCACAACTTTGTTCCTGTTGTtgataaaaaggaaaaaaacgtCGAAGAAATCAATCAAAAGCATAATTATGTGCCAGCTCATTCGAATGTGGCTGTTTCCGATAAAGAGCCGATAAGCCGTCATCACAACTTTGTGCCGCTTGCAACCAAAACTGTAGAAGAGACGCGTCACTCTAACGACTTAAGTCATCATCACTATATGCCACTGCCAGCAAAAAGGGAAGAGGGAAAGACGGCAGCGGGTGATAAGGTCGGCTACGAACATCACTATTACCCGTTGGCATCGAATACTGAACGAGTTTCGGTTCACAAAGGACAAGAGCACCACTACGTGCCTCTTATTGCTAAACCAACGGAGAGTCACGCTTCCAAAATTGTCATTCAGCATCAATATATTCCGCTAGCTATGAGACATCAAAGTGTACCGAGACTTCCTTCGGAGCACAATTATATTCCGATTGCTATTCATGACGATTCGCATCAAAAAGTCGATTTGACGAACCATCAATATTTGCCACCTATTGTTAACGCCGAACAGAAAGAAGCTGTTAAGTTGTATGAGCATCAATATGTTCCACTTCCGCCCAAAAAGGATAGTTTCGCG AACTACTCATCAAAAGCTCCACAACTTCCACGAGAACATCATTACTATCCGGCACCTGTTCGATCAGTAGAGCATCATCAAAAACATGTTCATGAGCAACATAACTATATTCCTGCAGTCCATCATCATGAAACAAATCATCAACTTGATCGTCAACATGGATATATTCCAGTCGCTGCAAAACACGaagcaaagaaaaatgtaCTCTATGAGCATCAGTACATTCCGCCAATCACGAGAACGGAGCAAACGAATGGTTATGATAGAAGACACAATTATGTTCCGGTtggaaaaactgcaaaagCGACAACGACAGACATCCACGTGCATCAGGATCATCAATATGTACCGCAAGCCAGCCCAAGGAAAACTATTTCGGAG aaagtGAGTGAGCACGTGCAGTTGGGCGGTTCCCGGAAGTCGACAATCCAAAGTGGACATCATCACCACCATCATCATGATCACGAGAATCGCAACGATGTTCCATCGAGACCATCAAGTGTTGCTAATTATGTCAAG CACCAGCCACATTCTCGCACCTCGACGGTGAGCACTGTTCGTGGAGCTCCAGTTCAAC GTGTCAATCCAACTGTTCAACAGCATGTTATTTACAATCCATACGGAGACCATCAATCTGTTCGTGTCGTGAAAAATGTTCGAGAGTTTGTCAACGTTTTTGGAGCAACTCACGTTGTTCCACCACCAACTCCTCTTGCTGGAGTGCCACGACTTTCCCAAAGAAGCCCAATTTCTCATGAAACATTCCAACCGCATGATGAGTGCAACTCTGTGAAATCTTCTCGTAAAAACACATTAGTTTCGGTTGGAAAAGGAATCCAAATTAATGAT GCTCCACGCAAATCAACTTGTTCATCTGTTGCCTCTTCTCGCTCGTCATCTGTCTCCACTGTTTCTGCTCCAATTCTTGTTGGTGGAAATATTGCTGTTCCAACTCcg AGATCCCGCAATGCTACTCTCACACAAGAAAACGTCCACGAGCACGAC caaTATGACGATTTGATTCATGTTGCTGATATGCGcaagctttttgaaaactatggaCCTGCTCATCTTCCGGAATACGCGTCGAACCCATCTGCTTACATTCACTAA
- the hpo-34 gene encoding Protein kinase domain-containing protein (Partially confirmed by transcript evidence) — MMETRNASDSLMDQVFSAVTLPAVGQTTTIMEHHQESHTVFHQESHHVESHHEHMEFSSSGVIVGNVVGHDAVIQRRPTVDTEDQRSEVSAMSKATSVSVHSSVSQKSAQHYDLPPIPQYDMPPIVVGEAVVGKAPSVASSRSGSHHSVASHHSHHSQHSHHSALTHDSESTISEGTLVNEPIVVGAHVASEAPTPLAVGQSFEHDAVIEQFKNLHGRDQSVVSSIVPASVHIQSDSEDSIAPSKLTHSIAVGGVVDSHNGVNVLHRSHEVEFVDFAAPAYYQPPSVVGAFDAHSEDSFGFEKVEYVDTHEDHHHKLEEQVPQVVHEHVIEQHYEPYQIVHENHNVLSVDFGEDQHSITHHDHDHHHHHHESHVTHTFTSNVKQSRSNTASTYQSRQMLAHNVGPKITEELRPAAVLEEEEVEVRPPVMAYVAPIPVKPPRTHEESHIYNAYETEIHQQKDIVKSTTVVLEDVRSGSEGVSSLRRKFEHGAPPPLSPVFEMKKHEHHKHLDQHHHHKHQDVVVEQTQFQKVSEHVQLGGSRKSTIQSGHHHHHHHDHENRNDVPSRPSSVANYVKHQPHSRTSTVSTVRGAPVQRVNPTVQQHVIYNPYGDHQSVRVVKNVREFVNVFGATHVVPPPTPLAGVPRLSQRSPISHETFQPHDECNSVKSSRKNTLVSVGKGIQINDAPRKSTCSSVASSRSSSVSTVSAPILVGGNIAVPTPRSRNATLTQENVHEHDQYDDLIHVADMRKLFENYGPAHLPEYASNPSAYIH, encoded by the exons ATGATGGAGACTAGGAATGCCAGTGATA GTTTGATGGACCAAGTCTTTTCTGCTGTCACGCTTCCTGCTGTTGGACAAACAACTACCATCATGGAGCATCATCAAGAATCTCACACTGTTTTTCACCaa gAGAGTCATCATGTTGAATCTCACCACGAGCATATGGAATTCTCCTCTTCTGGG gttatcGTAGGAAACGTTGTTGGTCATGATGCCGTTATTCAACGTCGTCCAACTGTGGATACTGAAGATCAGCGGTCGGAG GTGTCCGCAATGTCAAAAGCCACATCAGTTTCTGTTCATTCTAGCGTTTCTCAAAAATCCGCTCAG CACTACGATCTTCCACCTATCCCACAGTACGACATGCCTCCGATTGTTGTTGGGGAAGCTGTTGTTGGAAAGGCACCATCAGTTGCTTCTTCCAGATCAGG GTCCCACCATTCCGTCGCTTCGCATCATTCGCATCACTCCCAACATTCCCATCATTCCGCTTTGACTCATGACAGCGAGTCGACTATTTCCGAGGGAACTCTTGTGAATGAGCCGATC gtGGTCGGAGCACATGTTGCATCTGAAGCTCCAACCCCACTTGCTGTCGGACAATCATTCGAGCATGACGCAGTGATTgagcaatttaaaaatcttcatgGAAGa gATCAATCAGTGGTTTCCAGCATTGTTCCTGCCTCAGTTCACATTCAAAGTGACAGCGAGGACTCTATTGCTCCATCAAAGTTGACTCACTCGATTGCTGTT GGAGGAGTTGTCGATTCTCACAATGGTGTCAATGTTTTGCACAGAAGTCACGAAGTTGAATTTGTGGACTTTGCTGCTCCAGCTTACTACCAACCACCATCAGTTGTC GGCGCTTTTGATGCTCATAGCGAGGATTCGTTTGGTTTTGAGAAGGTGGAATATGTGGACACTCATGAGGACCATCACCACAAGTTGGAGGAACAAGTTCCGCAAGTTGTTCATGAACATGTTATTGAACAGCATTACGAGCCTTATCAAATCGTCCATGAGAACCATAATGTGTTATCGGTCGATTTCGGAGAGGATCAACACTCCATAACCCATCATGATCAtgaccaccaccaccaccaccatgaATCCCATGTTACCCATACCTTCACCTCCAATGTGAAACAGTCCCGTTCTAACACTGCCTCCACTTACCAAAGTCGCCAAATGTTAGCACATAATGTTGGGCCTAAAATTACTGAGGAGTTGCGTCCGGCTGCGGTGCTGGAGGAGGAAGAGGTTGAGGTTAGGCCCCCAGTGATGGCCTACGTGGCTCCAATCCCAGTTAAGCCACCACGTACCCACGAAGAGAGTCATATCTATAACGCGTACGAAACGGAGATTCATCAGCAAAAGGATATCGTCAAGTCTACTACTGTTGTTCTGGAAGATGTCCGCTCAGGATCTGAAG GTGTTAGCTCCCTTCGCAGAAAGTTTGAGCATGGTGCTCCACCACCATTGTCGCCTGTCTTTGAAATGAAGAAGCATGAGCACCACAAGCATCTTGATCAACACCATCACCACAAACACCAAGACGTCGTCGTTGAGCAAACGCAATTCCAG aaagtGAGTGAGCACGTGCAGTTGGGCGGTTCCCGGAAGTCGACAATCCAAAGTGGACATCATCACCACCATCATCATGATCACGAGAATCGCAACGATGTTCCATCGAGACCATCAAGTGTTGCTAATTATGTCAAG CACCAGCCACATTCTCGCACCTCGACGGTGAGCACTGTTCGTGGAGCTCCAGTTCAAC GTGTCAATCCAACTGTTCAACAGCATGTTATTTACAATCCATACGGAGACCATCAATCTGTTCGTGTCGTGAAAAATGTTCGAGAGTTTGTCAACGTTTTTGGAGCAACTCACGTTGTTCCACCACCAACTCCTCTTGCTGGAGTGCCACGACTTTCCCAAAGAAGCCCAATTTCTCATGAAACATTCCAACCGCATGATGAGTGCAACTCTGTGAAATCTTCTCGTAAAAACACATTAGTTTCGGTTGGAAAAGGAATCCAAATTAATGAT GCTCCACGCAAATCAACTTGTTCATCTGTTGCCTCTTCTCGCTCGTCATCTGTCTCCACTGTTTCTGCTCCAATTCTTGTTGGTGGAAATATTGCTGTTCCAACTCcg AGATCCCGCAATGCTACTCTCACACAAGAAAACGTCCACGAGCACGAC caaTATGACGATTTGATTCATGTTGCTGATATGCGcaagctttttgaaaactatggaCCTGCTCATCTTCCGGAATACGCGTCGAACCCATCTGCTTACATTCACTAA
- the hpo-34 gene encoding ZM domain-containing protein (Partially confirmed by transcript evidence), with protein sequence MMETRNASDSLMDQVFSAVTLPAVGQTTTIMEHHQESHTVFHQESHHVESHHEHMEFSSSGVIVGNVVGHDAVIQRRPTVDTEDQRSEVSAMSKATSVSVHSSVSQKSAQHYDLPPIPQYDMPPIVVGEAVVGKAPSVASSRSGSHHSVASHHSHHSQHSHHSALTHDSESTISEGTLVNEPIVVGAHVASEAPTPLAVGQSFEHDAVIEQFKNLHGRDQSVVSSIVPASVHIQSDSEDSIAPSKLTHSIAVGGVVDSHNGVNVLHRSHEVEFVDFAAPAYYQPPSVVGAFDAHSEDSFGFEKVEYVDTHEDHHHKLEEQVPQVVHEHVIEQHYEPYQIVHENHNVLSVDFGEDQHSITHHDHDHHHHHHESHVTHTFTSNVKQSRSNTASTYQSRQMLAHNVGPKITEELRPAAVLEEEEVEVRPPVMAYVAPIPVKPPRTHEESHIYNAYETEIHQQKDIVKSTTVVLEDVRSGSEGIHIRADNSSSVDIIGVSSLRRKFEHGAPPPLSPVFEMKKHEHHKHLDQHHHHKHQDVVVEQTQFQVGDNFISSSSSKAIENHYDVPFDSYEIVDKSENTKKSSSSYHASSSYHKQAPPLPLVDYHVYDTPTVEHFSHSPAFYTDDQRHHYVPQIKVITEYRHINPRHHYVERQIRKADGSAIAQSPQVQTIDYFKEINRAHHFVPSTPPSLFNNKRESFHHHSFIPNSLEAERKSRSVERAHHYLPDSPANVKDQRKIIREHHYVPLEKRSQSLDLKVVHPEHHYVPLVRKTTEDHQQKVNHEHHFIPAEKKTEAVKDVVHEHHYIPLTAHKTDEHNVNITREHHYIPLKTEQVQSKTEIERHNQYVPMTTHKETKSFDTGRSHSYIPLGGNVEQSKTEIFRQHNFVPVVDKKEKNVEEINQKHNYVPAHSNVAVSDKEPISRHHNFVPLATKTVEETRHSNDLSHHHYMPLPAKREEGKTAAGDKVGYEHHYYPLASNTERVSVHKGQEHHYVPLIAKPTESHASKIVIQHQYIPLAMRHQSVPRLPSEHNYIPIAIHDDSHQKVDLTNHQYLPPIVNAEQKEAVKLYEHQYVPLPPKKDSFANYSSKAPQLPREHHYYPAPVRSVEHHQKHVHEQHNYIPAVHHHETNHQLDRQHGYIPVAAKHEAKKNVLYEHQYIPPITRTEQTNGYDRRHNYVPVGKTAKATTTDIHVHQDHQYVPQASPRKTISEKVSEHVQLGGSRKSTIQSGHHHHHHHDHENRNDVPSRPSSVANYVKHQPHSRTSTVSTVRGAPVQRVNPTVQQHVIYNPYGDHQSVRVVKNVREFVNVFGATHVVPPPTPLAGVPRLSQRSPISHETFQPHDECNSVKSSRKNTLVSVGKGIQINDAPRKSTCSSVASSRSSSVSTVSAPILVGGNIAVPTPRSRNATLTQENVHEHDQYDDLIHVADMRKLFENYGPAHLPEYASNPSAYIH encoded by the exons ATGATGGAGACTAGGAATGCCAGTGATA GTTTGATGGACCAAGTCTTTTCTGCTGTCACGCTTCCTGCTGTTGGACAAACAACTACCATCATGGAGCATCATCAAGAATCTCACACTGTTTTTCACCaa gAGAGTCATCATGTTGAATCTCACCACGAGCATATGGAATTCTCCTCTTCTGGG gttatcGTAGGAAACGTTGTTGGTCATGATGCCGTTATTCAACGTCGTCCAACTGTGGATACTGAAGATCAGCGGTCGGAG GTGTCCGCAATGTCAAAAGCCACATCAGTTTCTGTTCATTCTAGCGTTTCTCAAAAATCCGCTCAG CACTACGATCTTCCACCTATCCCACAGTACGACATGCCTCCGATTGTTGTTGGGGAAGCTGTTGTTGGAAAGGCACCATCAGTTGCTTCTTCCAGATCAGG GTCCCACCATTCCGTCGCTTCGCATCATTCGCATCACTCCCAACATTCCCATCATTCCGCTTTGACTCATGACAGCGAGTCGACTATTTCCGAGGGAACTCTTGTGAATGAGCCGATC gtGGTCGGAGCACATGTTGCATCTGAAGCTCCAACCCCACTTGCTGTCGGACAATCATTCGAGCATGACGCAGTGATTgagcaatttaaaaatcttcatgGAAGa gATCAATCAGTGGTTTCCAGCATTGTTCCTGCCTCAGTTCACATTCAAAGTGACAGCGAGGACTCTATTGCTCCATCAAAGTTGACTCACTCGATTGCTGTT GGAGGAGTTGTCGATTCTCACAATGGTGTCAATGTTTTGCACAGAAGTCACGAAGTTGAATTTGTGGACTTTGCTGCTCCAGCTTACTACCAACCACCATCAGTTGTC GGCGCTTTTGATGCTCATAGCGAGGATTCGTTTGGTTTTGAGAAGGTGGAATATGTGGACACTCATGAGGACCATCACCACAAGTTGGAGGAACAAGTTCCGCAAGTTGTTCATGAACATGTTATTGAACAGCATTACGAGCCTTATCAAATCGTCCATGAGAACCATAATGTGTTATCGGTCGATTTCGGAGAGGATCAACACTCCATAACCCATCATGATCAtgaccaccaccaccaccaccatgaATCCCATGTTACCCATACCTTCACCTCCAATGTGAAACAGTCCCGTTCTAACACTGCCTCCACTTACCAAAGTCGCCAAATGTTAGCACATAATGTTGGGCCTAAAATTACTGAGGAGTTGCGTCCGGCTGCGGTGCTGGAGGAGGAAGAGGTTGAGGTTAGGCCCCCAGTGATGGCCTACGTGGCTCCAATCCCAGTTAAGCCACCACGTACCCACGAAGAGAGTCATATCTATAACGCGTACGAAACGGAGATTCATCAGCAAAAGGATATCGTCAAGTCTACTACTGTTGTTCTGGAAGATGTCCGCTCAGGATCTGAAGGTATTCATATCCGAGCGGATAATTCTTCATCTGTTGATATTATAGGTGTTAGCTCCCTTCGCAGAAAGTTTGAGCATGGTGCTCCACCACCATTGTCGCCTGTCTTTGAAATGAAGAAGCATGAGCACCACAAGCATCTTGATCAACACCATCACCACAAACACCAAGACGTCGTCGTTGAGCAAACGCAATTCCAGGTCGGCGATAACTtcatctcttcttcttcttctaaaGCAATAGAGAATCATTATGACGTTCCTTTCGATTCTTATGAGATAGTtgataaatctgaaaacactaaaaaatccTCATCCTCTTACCACGCCTCCTCCTCCTACCACAAGCAAGCACCACCGCTGCCACTAGTCGATTACCATGTATATGACACGCCAACTGTTGAACATTTCTCCCATTCGCCAGCTTTCTATACTGACGATCAGCGCCACCATTATGTTCCCCAAATCAAGGTGATAACAGAGTATCGACACATCAACCCTCGTCATCATTACGTGGAAAGACAAATTAGAAAAGCTGATGGAAGTGCGATTGCACAAAGTCCGCAAGTTCAAACGATTGactattttaaagaaatcaaCAGGGCTCACCATTTTGTCCCATCTACGCCACCATCGCTGTTTAACAACAAGCGAGAAAGTTTCCACCATCACAGCTTTATTCCAAACAGTTTGGAAGCTGAAAGAAAGAGTCGTAGTGTTGAAAGAGCGCACCATTATCTCCCAGATTCACCAGCGAATGTGAAAGATCAGAGAAAAATAATCAGGGAACATCATTATGTTCCTCTTGAGAAACGCTCTCAATCGTTGGATTTAAAAGTAGTTCATCCTGAACATCACTATGTTCCACTTGTCAGAAAAACAACGGAGGATCATCAACAAAAAGTGAATCACGAACATCATTTCATACCAGCGGAGAAAAAAACCGAAGCAGTCAAAGATGTTGTTCACGAGCATCACTACATTCCACTGACCGCTCATAAAACTGATGAACATAATGTGAATATCACTCGAGAGCATCATTACATTCCGTTGAAAACGGAGCAAGTGCAGAGCAAAACAGAAATTGAACGTCACAATCAATACGTTCCAATGACTACTCACAAGGAAACAAAATCGTTTGATACTGGAAGAAGCCACTCTTATATCCCATTAGGTGGAAATGTGGAGCAGTCAAAAACCGAGATTTTTCGTCAGCACAACTTTGTTCCTGTTGTtgataaaaaggaaaaaaacgtCGAAGAAATCAATCAAAAGCATAATTATGTGCCAGCTCATTCGAATGTGGCTGTTTCCGATAAAGAGCCGATAAGCCGTCATCACAACTTTGTGCCGCTTGCAACCAAAACTGTAGAAGAGACGCGTCACTCTAACGACTTAAGTCATCATCACTATATGCCACTGCCAGCAAAAAGGGAAGAGGGAAAGACGGCAGCGGGTGATAAGGTCGGCTACGAACATCACTATTACCCGTTGGCATCGAATACTGAACGAGTTTCGGTTCACAAAGGACAAGAGCACCACTACGTGCCTCTTATTGCTAAACCAACGGAGAGTCACGCTTCCAAAATTGTCATTCAGCATCAATATATTCCGCTAGCTATGAGACATCAAAGTGTACCGAGACTTCCTTCGGAGCACAATTATATTCCGATTGCTATTCATGACGATTCGCATCAAAAAGTCGATTTGACGAACCATCAATATTTGCCACCTATTGTTAACGCCGAACAGAAAGAAGCTGTTAAGTTGTATGAGCATCAATATGTTCCACTTCCGCCCAAAAAGGATAGTTTCGCG AACTACTCATCAAAAGCTCCACAACTTCCACGAGAACATCATTACTATCCGGCACCTGTTCGATCAGTAGAGCATCATCAAAAACATGTTCATGAGCAACATAACTATATTCCTGCAGTCCATCATCATGAAACAAATCATCAACTTGATCGTCAACATGGATATATTCCAGTCGCTGCAAAACACGaagcaaagaaaaatgtaCTCTATGAGCATCAGTACATTCCGCCAATCACGAGAACGGAGCAAACGAATGGTTATGATAGAAGACACAATTATGTTCCGGTtggaaaaactgcaaaagCGACAACGACAGACATCCACGTGCATCAGGATCATCAATATGTACCGCAAGCCAGCCCAAGGAAAACTATTTCGGAG aaagtGAGTGAGCACGTGCAGTTGGGCGGTTCCCGGAAGTCGACAATCCAAAGTGGACATCATCACCACCATCATCATGATCACGAGAATCGCAACGATGTTCCATCGAGACCATCAAGTGTTGCTAATTATGTCAAG CACCAGCCACATTCTCGCACCTCGACGGTGAGCACTGTTCGTGGAGCTCCAGTTCAAC GTGTCAATCCAACTGTTCAACAGCATGTTATTTACAATCCATACGGAGACCATCAATCTGTTCGTGTCGTGAAAAATGTTCGAGAGTTTGTCAACGTTTTTGGAGCAACTCACGTTGTTCCACCACCAACTCCTCTTGCTGGAGTGCCACGACTTTCCCAAAGAAGCCCAATTTCTCATGAAACATTCCAACCGCATGATGAGTGCAACTCTGTGAAATCTTCTCGTAAAAACACATTAGTTTCGGTTGGAAAAGGAATCCAAATTAATGAT GCTCCACGCAAATCAACTTGTTCATCTGTTGCCTCTTCTCGCTCGTCATCTGTCTCCACTGTTTCTGCTCCAATTCTTGTTGGTGGAAATATTGCTGTTCCAACTCcg AGATCCCGCAATGCTACTCTCACACAAGAAAACGTCCACGAGCACGAC caaTATGACGATTTGATTCATGTTGCTGATATGCGcaagctttttgaaaactatggaCCTGCTCATCTTCCGGAATACGCGTCGAACCCATCTGCTTACATTCACTAA